A region from the Streptomyces lydicus genome encodes:
- a CDS encoding FtsW/RodA/SpoVE family cell cycle protein: MSSSTTNTTTIGTIGAPSRRNTELAMLIFAVLIPVFAYINVGLAKDGSVPAGVLGYSLGLGLLAGVAHLVVRKWAPYADPLMLPIATLLNGLGLIFIWRLDQEPSLGKAMAPNQLMWSTLGVAFFLAILIFLKDHRVLQRYTYISMVVALVLLVAPVFFPGVNGAKIWITIPGLGSLQPGEFAKIIIAIFFAGYLMVKRDALALASRRFMGLYLPRGRDLGPILVIWALSLMILVFETDLGTSLLFFGLFVVMLYVATERTSWIVFGLLLSAGGAVAVATFESHVQTRVHNWLNPLELLNGGVTETAQAMYSFGSGGILGSGLGQGYSRLILGIAPKSDYILATVGEEVGLAGLMAILLLYGLLIERGIRTALAARDPFGKLLSIGLSGAFALQVFVVAGGVTGLIPLTGMTMPFLAQGGSSVIANWALVAILLRISDTARRPAPAPAPSTDAEMTQVVRP; this comes from the coding sequence ATGAGCAGCAGCACCACCAACACCACCACCATCGGCACCATCGGAGCCCCGAGCCGCCGCAACACCGAGCTGGCGATGCTCATCTTCGCGGTGCTGATTCCGGTGTTCGCCTACATCAACGTCGGGCTGGCCAAGGACGGTTCGGTGCCGGCCGGCGTGCTGGGCTACAGCCTGGGCCTGGGCCTGCTGGCGGGCGTCGCGCATCTCGTCGTCCGCAAGTGGGCGCCGTACGCGGACCCGCTGATGCTGCCCATCGCCACCCTGCTCAACGGGCTGGGACTGATCTTCATCTGGCGGCTGGACCAGGAGCCCTCGCTGGGCAAGGCGATGGCGCCCAACCAGCTGATGTGGTCGACGCTCGGTGTCGCCTTCTTCCTCGCCATCCTGATCTTCCTCAAGGACCACCGTGTCCTGCAGCGCTACACCTACATCTCGATGGTGGTGGCGCTGGTCCTGCTGGTCGCGCCGGTGTTCTTCCCCGGGGTGAACGGCGCGAAGATCTGGATCACGATTCCGGGTCTCGGCTCGCTGCAGCCCGGTGAGTTCGCGAAGATCATCATCGCGATCTTCTTCGCCGGCTACCTGATGGTGAAGCGGGACGCGCTGGCGCTGGCCAGCCGCCGCTTCATGGGGCTCTACCTCCCGCGCGGCCGTGACCTCGGGCCCATCCTCGTCATCTGGGCGCTGAGCCTGATGATCCTGGTCTTCGAGACCGACCTGGGTACCTCGCTGCTCTTCTTCGGTCTGTTCGTCGTGATGCTGTACGTGGCCACCGAGCGCACCAGCTGGATCGTGTTCGGTCTGCTGCTCAGCGCGGGCGGCGCGGTCGCGGTGGCGACGTTCGAGTCGCACGTCCAGACGCGTGTCCACAACTGGCTCAACCCGCTGGAGCTGCTGAACGGCGGTGTCACCGAGACCGCCCAGGCGATGTACTCCTTCGGGTCCGGCGGCATCCTCGGCTCCGGTCTGGGACAGGGCTACTCCCGCCTCATCCTGGGTATCGCGCCGAAGAGTGACTACATTCTCGCCACGGTCGGCGAGGAGGTCGGCCTCGCCGGGCTGATGGCCATCCTGCTGCTGTACGGCCTGCTGATCGAGCGCGGTATCCGCACGGCGCTGGCCGCCCGCGACCCGTTCGGCAAGCTGCTGTCGATCGGCCTGTCCGGCGCCTTCGCGCTGCAGGTCTTCGTCGTCGCCGGCGGTGTGACGGGCCTGATCCCCCTGACGGGTATGACGATGCCGTTCCTCGCCCAGGGTGGCTCGTCCGTGATCGCCAACTGGGCACTGGTCGCGATCCTGCTCCGGATCAGCGACACCGCGCGCCGTCCGGCGCCGGCTCCCGCCCCGTCCACCGACGCCGAGATGACCCAGGTGGTCCGCCCGTGA
- a CDS encoding PP2C family protein-serine/threonine phosphatase, which translates to MSLSLRFAAGSHKGMIREGNEDSGYAGPRLLAIADGMGGQAAGEVASSEVISTLVQLDDDVPGSDLLTSLGTAVTRANDQLRVMVEEDPQLEGMGTTLTALLWTGQRLGLVHVGDSRAYLLRDGVLTQITQDHTWVQRLVDEGRITEEEATTHPQRSLLMRALGSGDHVEPDLSIREVRAGDRYLICSDGLSGVVSHQTLEETLASYHGPHETVQELIQLALRGGGPDNITCIVADVLDVDGNDAMAGQLNDTPVIVGAVAENQHQLSDPSTLQTPAARAAELGRPGAPAGPGGAFGPPGSGEHEVGGPPQGSFGAFMDEDFVKPRRRGRWLKRSLFIALALAVVGGGCYAGYNWTQTQYFVGAKEDHVALYRGISQDLAWIKLNDVDEDHPEIELKYLPLYQRNQVKETIAVDSRTQAGEKVTELNNQANACRIKEQREAAEREAARHPGKKGRAGTPSKPGSPSPSGSPSTKPGSTGKAGNDSGTGTAGTLSATVTPKPGPSTSQAAPSEEQKQLEKNCSTQQ; encoded by the coding sequence ATGAGCTTGTCACTGCGCTTCGCCGCCGGATCGCACAAGGGCATGATCCGCGAGGGCAACGAGGATTCCGGCTATGCCGGGCCACGGCTGCTCGCCATCGCCGACGGCATGGGCGGCCAGGCCGCCGGTGAGGTCGCCTCCTCCGAGGTGATCTCCACGCTCGTCCAGCTCGACGACGACGTCCCCGGCTCCGACCTCCTCACCTCGCTGGGCACGGCCGTCACACGCGCCAATGACCAGTTGCGGGTGATGGTCGAGGAGGACCCCCAGCTGGAGGGCATGGGCACGACCCTGACCGCCCTGCTGTGGACCGGGCAGCGGCTCGGCCTCGTCCACGTCGGTGACTCGCGGGCGTATCTGCTGCGCGACGGCGTGCTGACCCAGATCACCCAGGACCACACCTGGGTGCAGCGGCTGGTCGACGAGGGCCGGATCACCGAAGAGGAAGCCACCACCCACCCGCAGCGTTCGCTGCTGATGCGGGCGCTGGGCAGCGGCGATCATGTCGAGCCCGATCTGTCGATCCGCGAGGTGCGGGCCGGCGACCGGTATCTGATCTGCTCGGACGGACTGTCCGGGGTGGTCAGCCACCAGACGCTGGAGGAGACCCTCGCCAGCTACCACGGGCCGCACGAGACCGTGCAGGAGCTGATCCAGCTCGCGCTGCGCGGCGGCGGACCCGACAACATCACCTGCATCGTCGCCGACGTCCTGGACGTGGACGGCAACGACGCGATGGCCGGCCAGCTCAACGACACCCCGGTCATCGTCGGCGCCGTCGCGGAGAACCAGCACCAGCTCAGCGACCCGAGCACGCTGCAGACCCCCGCGGCGCGGGCCGCCGAGCTCGGCCGGCCGGGCGCACCGGCCGGTCCCGGCGGTGCCTTCGGGCCGCCCGGCAGCGGTGAGCACGAGGTCGGCGGCCCGCCGCAGGGCTCGTTCGGCGCGTTCATGGACGAGGACTTCGTCAAGCCGCGCCGCCGCGGGCGGTGGCTGAAGCGGTCGCTGTTCATCGCGCTGGCGCTGGCCGTCGTGGGCGGCGGGTGCTACGCGGGCTACAACTGGACGCAGACCCAGTACTTCGTGGGCGCCAAGGAGGACCACGTCGCGCTCTACCGGGGCATCAGCCAGGACCTCGCGTGGATAAAGCTCAACGACGTGGACGAGGACCATCCCGAGATCGAACTCAAGTACCTGCCGCTGTACCAGCGCAACCAGGTCAAGGAGACGATCGCGGTCGACAGCCGCACGCAGGCCGGCGAAAAAGTCACCGAACTGAACAACCAGGCCAATGCCTGCCGTATCAAGGAGCAGCGGGAGGCGGCCGAACGCGAGGCGGCACGGCACCCGGGCAAGAAGGGCCGGGCCGGCACACCGTCGAAGCCCGGTTCCCCTTCCCCGTCCGGTTCGCCGAGCACCAAGCCCGGTTCCACCGGCAAGGCGGGCAACGACAGCGGTACCGGCACGGCCGGCACGCTGTCGGCGACCGTCACTCCGAAACCCGGACCCAGCACCAGCCAGGCCGCCCCCTCCGAGGAGCAGAAGCAGCTGGAAAAGAATTGCAGCACCCAGCAGTGA
- a CDS encoding FHA domain-containing protein FhaB/FipA, with product MSELTLTVMRLGFLAVLWLFVIVAVQVIRSDLFGTRVTQRGAARRGGQEARTQRQAAPPQQQRRQEGGRGNNRQRRGAPTKLVVSEGSLTGTTVALQGQTISLGRAHDSTIVLDDDYASSRHARIYPDRDGQWIVEDLGSTNGTYLDRTRLTTPTPIPLGAPIRIGKTVIELRK from the coding sequence ATGTCAGAGCTGACCCTCACGGTCATGCGGTTGGGTTTCCTCGCCGTACTGTGGCTGTTCGTCATCGTGGCCGTTCAGGTCATCCGCAGTGATTTGTTCGGCACGCGCGTCACACAGCGCGGTGCCGCCCGGCGCGGCGGGCAGGAAGCGCGTACGCAGCGGCAGGCTGCGCCACCGCAGCAGCAGCGCCGCCAGGAAGGCGGTCGCGGCAACAACCGTCAGCGCCGCGGAGCACCCACCAAGCTGGTGGTCTCCGAGGGCTCGCTGACCGGCACCACGGTCGCCCTCCAAGGCCAGACCATCTCCCTGGGCCGTGCGCACGACTCCACCATCGTGCTGGACGACGACTACGCGTCCAGCAGGCATGCCAGGATCTACCCGGACCGTGACGGCCAGTGGATCGTCGAGGATCTGGGTTCCACCAACGGCACGTATCTGGACCGGACCCGACTGACGACCCCGACACCGATTCCGCTGGGAGCCCCGATCCGCATCGGCAAGACCGTCATCGAGCTGCGGAAGTAG
- a CDS encoding FhaA domain-containing protein, translating to MGVLKRFEQRLEGLVNGTFAKVFKSEVQPVEIAGALQRECDNNATIWNRDRTVVPNDFIVELSTPDFERLSPYSGQLGDELSSMVRDYAKQQRYTFMGSIKVHLEKADDLDTGLYRVRSRTLASSSSQEQPGPAAAPRPAAPRGGRPGGGHVSPPPMPSSPPPGGAQPVPRTAPPGAGPQPHAQTRRWIEINGTRHQISRPTLVLGRSTDADVRIDDPGVSRRHCEIRVGTPPTIQDLGSTNGIVVDGQHTTHANLRDGSRIVVGSTTIVYRQAEG from the coding sequence GTGGGAGTACTGAAGCGTTTCGAGCAGCGTCTCGAAGGTCTCGTCAACGGCACCTTCGCCAAGGTGTTCAAGTCCGAGGTGCAGCCCGTTGAGATCGCCGGCGCGCTGCAGCGCGAGTGCGACAACAACGCCACCATCTGGAACCGCGACCGCACGGTCGTCCCCAACGACTTCATCGTCGAGCTGAGCACCCCGGATTTCGAGCGGCTGAGCCCCTACAGCGGGCAGCTCGGCGACGAGCTCTCCAGCATGGTGCGCGACTACGCCAAGCAGCAGCGCTACACCTTCATGGGCTCGATCAAGGTCCATCTGGAGAAGGCCGACGATCTCGACACCGGCCTGTACCGCGTCCGCAGCCGTACGCTCGCCTCCAGCTCGTCCCAGGAACAGCCGGGCCCGGCGGCCGCACCGCGCCCCGCGGCGCCCCGCGGCGGCCGTCCCGGCGGCGGCCACGTGAGCCCGCCCCCCATGCCTTCGTCCCCGCCTCCCGGCGGCGCACAGCCCGTACCTCGTACGGCACCGCCCGGTGCAGGACCGCAGCCCCACGCGCAGACCCGGCGCTGGATCGAGATCAACGGCACCCGCCACCAGATCTCGCGCCCGACGCTCGTGCTGGGCCGCAGCACCGACGCTGACGTACGGATCGACGACCCGGGTGTCTCCCGGCGTCATTGTGAGATCCGGGTCGGAACGCCCCCCACGATCCAGGATCTGGGCTCCACGAACGGCATCGTGGTAGACGGGCAGCACACCACTCACGCTAATCTCCGCGACGGCTCGCGGATTGTCGTGGGCAGTACCACCATCGTTTACCGGCAAGCCGAAGGGTGA
- a CDS encoding FMN-dependent NADH-azoreductase produces MATLLLIDSSLFPEDGSASRSVTAVFRKAWEEQHPDGTVIHRDLAADPLPHLDGIGASAGFSDPAGHTPEQQAAFALRVKLAEELEQADAIVIGAPMYNFTIPSTLKAWLDQVILMGRTAGEQPSAKGTPVTVVASRGGSYAPGTPREPFEYVQNYLEAVLGGGMGLEVDFIVPELTMAPSNPAMAELVPLYETSRDKAHEDAAAKAKALVARFAS; encoded by the coding sequence ATGGCCACGCTTCTGCTCATCGACTCCTCCCTGTTCCCCGAGGACGGCTCCGCCTCCCGCTCGGTCACCGCGGTCTTCCGCAAGGCCTGGGAAGAGCAGCACCCCGACGGCACGGTGATCCACCGCGACCTGGCCGCCGACCCGCTGCCCCACCTCGACGGCATCGGCGCCTCCGCCGGCTTCTCCGACCCGGCCGGCCACACCCCCGAGCAGCAGGCGGCCTTCGCGCTGCGCGTGAAGCTGGCCGAGGAGCTGGAGCAGGCCGACGCGATCGTCATCGGCGCCCCGATGTACAACTTCACGATTCCTTCCACGCTCAAGGCCTGGCTCGACCAGGTGATCCTCATGGGCCGCACCGCGGGCGAGCAGCCGTCCGCCAAGGGCACCCCGGTCACCGTCGTCGCCAGCCGCGGCGGCTCGTACGCGCCGGGCACGCCTCGCGAGCCCTTCGAGTACGTCCAGAACTACCTGGAGGCCGTACTGGGCGGCGGGATGGGACTCGAAGTCGACTTCATCGTCCCCGAGCTGACCATGGCCCCCAGCAACCCGGCGATGGCCGAGCTCGTCCCGCTGTACGAGACCTCCCGCGACAAGGCCCACGAGGACGCGGCAGCCAAGGCCAAGGCCCTCGTCGCCCGCTTCGCCTCCTGA
- a CDS encoding winged helix-turn-helix transcriptional regulator has product MADHGEAVCRQVDAGVTRVFELLGKRWTGLIVATLMPAPVHFADLRRAIPGISERMLSDRLVELAAAGLLLREVDPGPPLRVSYRLTQAGLAMEPALKELGRWAEAYLTDGGQCPERFRK; this is encoded by the coding sequence ATGGCGGATCATGGCGAGGCGGTGTGCAGGCAGGTCGACGCCGGTGTGACGCGTGTCTTCGAGCTCTTGGGGAAGCGCTGGACGGGGCTGATCGTCGCGACCCTGATGCCGGCGCCGGTGCACTTCGCCGATCTGCGGCGGGCCATCCCCGGCATCAGCGAGCGCATGCTCTCCGACCGCCTCGTGGAGCTGGCGGCGGCCGGCCTGCTCCTGCGCGAGGTGGATCCGGGCCCGCCACTGCGCGTCTCCTACCGGCTGACGCAGGCCGGTCTCGCGATGGAGCCCGCGCTCAAGGAGCTGGGGCGCTGGGCGGAGGCCTATCTCACGGACGGCGGGCAGTGCCCGGAGCGGTTCCGGAAGTGA
- a CDS encoding MarR family winged helix-turn-helix transcriptional regulator: MTHRDDSVETIQQEMTAFARRARATAARMHPELSLVSYTLLAHLDDQHGCRATDLAAHYLLDKSTVSRQIAALEKLDFVERRVDPEDHRVQVLHPTEKGAQVLANVTASRRKAFRERLADWDEDDLDRFATYLLRYNAAQERLG, translated from the coding sequence GTGACCCACCGCGACGACTCCGTCGAGACCATCCAGCAGGAGATGACCGCGTTCGCCCGCCGGGCCCGCGCGACCGCCGCCCGGATGCACCCCGAGCTGTCACTGGTCTCCTACACCCTGCTGGCACACCTCGATGACCAGCACGGATGCCGCGCCACGGACCTCGCCGCGCACTACCTCCTGGACAAGTCCACGGTCAGCCGCCAGATCGCCGCACTGGAGAAGCTCGACTTCGTCGAGCGCCGCGTCGACCCGGAGGACCACCGGGTCCAGGTGCTGCACCCCACCGAAAAGGGCGCGCAGGTCCTCGCCAACGTCACCGCCAGCCGCCGCAAGGCCTTCCGGGAGCGGCTCGCCGACTGGGACGAGGACGACCTCGACCGCTTCGCCACCTACCTGCTGCGCTACAACGCCGCCCAGGAACGACTGGGATAG
- a CDS encoding ABC transporter permease encodes MSTVRSPDHRSEQHGSHRSVRSSHSAGLRHVLTHLITPLLMCIGMGLAYLGAFANPAPHHLPVAVVGSGRSAQLLAQSINDKAHGDLEVRTVADRAAAVDGLKHQEIFGAYVIHAQGAPKASATGTTKASAKGAEKASAKAAKEGAGGGGAGAGGTAAASAKAAPELLVATAGSDTSASVVQKVFTPVAAQQGAPLKVTDVAPTAEDDPTGQGIFFLLVAISIGSYASVAVIGGAGAVLPVRLRAALAIGTSFVVGLIGTAFAGPVFHLVDHGLRGLWGMAWLYSAGILLIGTGLHTFLKRWTTLGVMALFVMLNFTSSGGIFRPEMQNGFFAALHSFWNGAGFVEGTRSHVYFDDYGLSGHVWTLGWWLVAGLLMVGAAALAEKRRRTAEAEAAANAAAVAAAAVAATVPEPTRKRGGRTARSSAGGAGMEAGVGVADADVAVAVAAATEANVGVEMEMEMEEAVGV; translated from the coding sequence ATGAGTACGGTCCGGTCCCCCGACCATCGAAGCGAGCAGCACGGCAGCCACCGTTCCGTGCGTTCCTCCCACTCCGCCGGGCTGCGTCATGTCCTGACGCACCTGATCACCCCGCTGCTGATGTGCATCGGGATGGGGCTGGCGTACCTGGGGGCCTTCGCGAACCCCGCACCGCATCACCTTCCTGTCGCGGTCGTCGGATCGGGCCGGAGCGCGCAGCTGCTCGCCCAGTCGATCAACGACAAGGCACACGGGGACCTGGAGGTGCGGACCGTCGCTGACCGGGCTGCGGCCGTCGACGGGCTCAAGCACCAGGAGATCTTCGGTGCGTATGTGATCCATGCGCAGGGCGCGCCGAAGGCTTCGGCGACGGGTACGACGAAGGCTTCGGCGAAGGGCGCGGAGAAGGCTTCCGCGAAGGCAGCGAAGGAAGGGGCCGGGGGCGGCGGGGCCGGTGCCGGCGGGACGGCGGCGGCTTCGGCGAAGGCGGCGCCCGAGCTGTTGGTGGCGACCGCCGGATCCGATACCAGCGCTTCCGTCGTGCAGAAGGTCTTCACCCCGGTCGCGGCGCAGCAAGGCGCTCCCTTGAAGGTCACGGACGTGGCGCCGACGGCCGAGGACGACCCGACCGGGCAGGGCATCTTCTTCCTGCTGGTCGCGATCAGCATCGGCTCGTACGCCTCGGTCGCGGTGATCGGTGGGGCCGGGGCCGTGCTGCCGGTCCGGTTGCGGGCTGCGCTGGCGATCGGCACGTCCTTCGTCGTCGGCCTCATCGGGACGGCGTTCGCCGGTCCGGTCTTCCACCTGGTCGACCACGGTCTTCGGGGCCTGTGGGGCATGGCCTGGCTCTACTCCGCCGGCATTCTGCTGATCGGCACCGGTCTGCACACCTTCCTCAAGCGCTGGACCACGCTCGGCGTGATGGCTCTCTTCGTCATGCTCAACTTCACGTCCTCCGGCGGGATCTTCCGTCCGGAGATGCAGAACGGATTCTTCGCGGCGCTGCACTCCTTCTGGAACGGTGCGGGCTTCGTGGAGGGCACCCGCAGCCACGTCTACTTCGACGATTACGGCCTGTCGGGACACGTCTGGACGCTGGGGTGGTGGCTGGTCGCCGGCCTGCTGATGGTCGGGGCGGCGGCACTGGCCGAGAAGCGGCGGCGTACCGCGGAGGCGGAGGCGGCGGCCAATGCCGCGGCGGTGGCGGCGGCCGCGGTGGCGGCAACGGTGCCGGAGCCGACGCGGAAGCGGGGAGGCCGGACGGCGCGGTCGTCGGCAGGCGGAGCAGGGATGGAAGCGGGCGTTGGGGTCGCGGATGCCGATGTGGCTGTGGCTGTGGCTGCGGCTACGGAGGCGAACGTGGGGGTGGAGATGGAGATGGAGATGGAGGAGGCCGTGGGGGTTTAG